GACGCTGGCGTGCCCGGACGCGCTGAATAGATAAAGCTGAAGCTCATATCAAAGCCAATGTCGTTGATCAGATTCATGGTCGCTTCGAAATCCGCTTTGCTTTCACCCGGGAAACCAATGATAAAGTCAGAACTCATGCTCAGGTTCGGACGGATCTTGCGCAGCTTGCGGATAGTCGACTTGTACTCAAGCGCCGTGTGGCCACGCTTCATCAGGTTCAGAATACGGTCTGAGCCACTTTGAACCGGCAAGTGCAGGTGATCAACCAGCTCAGGTACGTCTGCATATGCGTCGATGATGTCTGGTGTAAACTCAACCGGGTGTGAAGTGGTGTAACGAATGCGGTCGATGCCATCAATGGCCGCCACAAAGCGCAGCAGATCAGAGAAATAGCAAATTTCGCCATCGTGCATTTCGCCGCGATAGGCATTTACGTTCTGACCCAACAGGTTTACTTCACGCACACCTTGCTCTGCCAGCTGAGCAACTTCAAGTAAAACATCATCAAGTGGGCGGCTTACTTCTTCACCACGAGTATAAGGTACAACGCAGAAAGTACAGTATTTAGAGCAGCCTTCCATAATAGAGACAAAGGCACTTGGACCTTCTGCTTTTGGCTCAGGCAGGCGGTCAAACTTCTCGATTTCCGGGAATGAAATATCGACCACAGAGCCTTGCTTGCTCTGCACTTGTTTGATCATCTCTGGCAGACGGTGCAAAGTTTGCGGGCCAAATACGATATCAACAAAAGGCGCGCGTTGACGAATGGTGTCTCCTTCCTGAGATGCCACACAGCCACCGACGCCAATCACCAGATCCGGGTTGTCGTCTTTGAGTAGCTTCCAGCGACCCAGCTGGTGGAATACTTTTTCCTGTGCTTTTTCACGAATTGAACAGGTATTGAGTAGGATCACATCCGCTTGCTCAGCTTCTTCTGTTAGCTGATAGCCGTTGGTGGAGTCAAGCAGATCCGCCATTTTCTGGGAGTCATACTCGTTCATCTGACAGCCCCAGGTTTTGATATGCAACTTTTTACTCATTGAAATAATGCCTCGTTTTCAACTCGGTGAATAGCACGGTGTGCGACGCTAAAACAACTAATATCACTAAGCCGACCCGCTTATCACCTGTGCCAGTACAGAGCATAACCTGTATCTTTGCCAGGATCTTGCGTGAAATTAGTTTAAAGGACGCGTATTTTATATGACCTAATGACACTAGCCAAGTATAGTTTTTAACTTTAGAAACCAAGATCAAGGCATCTTGTATTTGCTCGGCTACACTATGCAGGGCTGTGAACCTTTCACAGCGAATTGGGTTACAATAGCAGGATATGACTTAGCAAGCAGAACTAAGGAAAAAGGGTATGAAAAACAAAGTGCTGATAGTAGGTGGTGGCATGGTTGGCGCAGCAGCAGCCGTCAAGCTCGCACAGCAAGGCCTGACAGTCACTGTGCTCGAAACACATCCATTGGATGCCATGCAGGCTCTAACGGACGAGACCATAGATATTCGAGTCTCAGCCATTAATCGCTTCTCAGAAGCTTTGCTGGATGAACTCCAGGCAATGCCGTTGCTTCGTAATGCCAGACTGGCACCGTATCAGCAGCTCGAAGCGTATGAGCAGGAAAATAACAGCCTGCTATTCGACTGCGAGGAGCTGGCTGCAACGCATTTAGGCCACATTGTTGAAAACCGTCTTATCCAGGCCAGTTTATGGGCACAGTTCGAACGCCTTGGTATACAGGTCGAACAGGTTTCTGGTACGCCGCAGGCAATCAAGCAAAATACGGATTCGGTTGAGTTGATTTACCCGGAGCAAAGTTATCAGGCCGGTTTGCTCTTAGCAGCTGACGGCGGACGCTCGGTGGTACGCAAACTGGCTGGCATTGGGGTGACCGGTTGGCAATATCAGCAGCATTGTATGGGTGTGCTGATCAAACTGGATGCGCCGCAGCAGGTAAAAACCTGGCAGCAGTTTAAGCCGTCCGGACCGATTGCCTTTTTGCCCATGCAATATCCGTATGCCAATCTGATTTGGTATCACCATGGCAATGAGCTGGCGCAGATGAAGACGTTATCGAATGCACAGTTAAAGCAGGAGATACAAAATCACTTCTTCGATTTACCCGGTGAGTTCGAGGTGTTACAAAGCGCGGTATTTCCGCTGGCCAGACAACATGCCAATCAATACCATCAGGGGCGTGTCGTCCTGATTGGCGACTCAGCACATACCATTAACCCGCTGGCAGGGCAGGGCGTTAATTTAGGGTTCAAAGATGTGGCTGCGCTGGCAAACGCACTGGAAGGCGCTGAGGACATTGGTAACGCCGCCTTGCTGCGCCGCTATGAGCAGAGCCGTCGCAACGATAATCTGATGATGATGAGCATGATGGACGCCTGCTACTTTGGCTTCTCTAACGAAATTGCACCGTTAAAGCATT
The Pseudoalteromonas viridis DNA segment above includes these coding regions:
- the miaB gene encoding tRNA (N6-isopentenyl adenosine(37)-C2)-methylthiotransferase MiaB, producing MSKKLHIKTWGCQMNEYDSQKMADLLDSTNGYQLTEEAEQADVILLNTCSIREKAQEKVFHQLGRWKLLKDDNPDLVIGVGGCVASQEGDTIRQRAPFVDIVFGPQTLHRLPEMIKQVQSKQGSVVDISFPEIEKFDRLPEPKAEGPSAFVSIMEGCSKYCTFCVVPYTRGEEVSRPLDDVLLEVAQLAEQGVREVNLLGQNVNAYRGEMHDGEICYFSDLLRFVAAIDGIDRIRYTTSHPVEFTPDIIDAYADVPELVDHLHLPVQSGSDRILNLMKRGHTALEYKSTIRKLRKIRPNLSMSSDFIIGFPGESKADFEATMNLINDIGFDMSFSFIYSARPGTPASDLPDDVTEQEKKERLYLLQNRINQMAQDISRKMHGTEQRILVEGPSKKNPMELRGRTENNRVVNFEGPHSVIGQFVDVRITEALPNSLRGELLRTEAEMDLRRDVAPSDILNRAPAEPEANELGVATFTP
- a CDS encoding FAD-dependent oxidoreductase — translated: MKNKVLIVGGGMVGAAAAVKLAQQGLTVTVLETHPLDAMQALTDETIDIRVSAINRFSEALLDELQAMPLLRNARLAPYQQLEAYEQENNSLLFDCEELAATHLGHIVENRLIQASLWAQFERLGIQVEQVSGTPQAIKQNTDSVELIYPEQSYQAGLLLAADGGRSVVRKLAGIGVTGWQYQQHCMGVLIKLDAPQQVKTWQQFKPSGPIAFLPMQYPYANLIWYHHGNELAQMKTLSNAQLKQEIQNHFFDLPGEFEVLQSAVFPLARQHANQYHQGRVVLIGDSAHTINPLAGQGVNLGFKDVAALANALEGAEDIGNAALLRRYEQSRRNDNLMMMSMMDACYFGFSNEIAPLKHLRNLVLKVANHAGPIKREVLKHAMGGVV